In the genome of Prionailurus viverrinus isolate Anna unplaced genomic scaffold, UM_Priviv_1.0 scaffold_45, whole genome shotgun sequence, one region contains:
- the LOC125159169 gene encoding peptidyl-prolyl cis-trans isomerase A-like produces the protein MVNPTVFFDIAVDGEPLGRVSFELFADKVPKTAENFRALSTGEKGFGYKGSCFHRIIPGFMCQGGDFTRHNGTGGKSIYGEKFDDENFILKHTGPGILSMVNAGPNTNGSQFFICTAKTEWLDGKHVAFGMVKEGMNIVEAMERFGSRNGKTSKKITIADCGQI, from the coding sequence ATGGTCAACCCCACCGTGTTCTTTGACATCGCCGTGGACGGCGAGCCCTTGGGCCGCGTCTCCTTCGAGCTGTTTGCAGACAAAGTTCCCAAGACAGCAGAGAATTTTCGTGCTCTCAGCACTGGGGAGAAAGGATTTGGTTACAAAGGTTCCTGCTTTCACAGGATTATCCCGGGATTTATGTGCCAGGGTGGTGACTTCACACGCCATAATGGCACTGGAGGCAAGTCCATCTACGGGGAGAAGTTTGACGACGAGAATTTCATCCTGAAGCACACAGGTCCTGGCATCCTGTCCATGGTGAACGCCGGACCCAACACGAACGGTTCCCAGTTTTTCATCTGCACCGCCAAGACCGAGTGGTTGGATGGCAAACACGTGGCGTTTGGCATGGTGAAGGAAGGCATGAACATCGTGGAAGCCATGGAGCGCTTTGGGTCCCGGAACGGCAAGACCAGCAAGAAAATCACCATTGCTGACTGTGGACAAATCTAA